From a single Miscanthus floridulus cultivar M001 chromosome 8, ASM1932011v1, whole genome shotgun sequence genomic region:
- the LOC136472588 gene encoding protein mago nashi homolog 2 translates to MAAAGGENSGAGEGEFYLRYYVGHKGKFGHEFLEFEFRPDGKLRYANNSNYKNDTMIRKEVFVSPSVLREARRIIQESDIMKEDDSNWPEPDRIGRQELEIVMGNEHISFTTSKIGSLVDVQSSKDPEGLRIFYYLVQDLKCFVFSLINLHFKIKPIQS, encoded by the exons aTGGCGGCAGCCGGCGGCGAGAACAGCGGCGCGGGCGAGGGCGAGTTCTACCTGCGGTACTACGTGGGGCACAAGGGCAAGTTCGGGCACGAGTTCCTCGAGTTCGAGTTCCGCCCCGACGGCAAGCTCCGCTACGCCAACAACTCCAACTACAAGAACGACACCATGATCCGCAAGGAGGTCTTCGTCTCCCCCTCCGTCCTCCGCGAGGCCAGGAGGATCATCCAGGAGTCCGAT ATCATGAAGGAGGACGACAGCAACTGGCCGGAGCCTGACCGCATCGGCCGCCAGGAGCTCGAGATCGTTATGGGCAACGAGCACATTTCATTCACCACTTCCAAGATCGGCTCCCTCGTCGATGTCCAGTCCAGCAAGGACCCGGAGGGCCTCCGGATCTTCTACTACCTGGTCCAG GATCTGAAGTGTTTCGTGTTTTCACTCATCAACCTCCACTTCAAGATCAAGCCAATTCAGTCTTGA